A part of Kwoniella dejecticola CBS 10117 chromosome 5, complete sequence genomic DNA contains:
- a CDS encoding chaperone DnaK: MYSIARSLRSSSTLSPLRNVARTSSPLLTSKRFNSGKVTGPVVGIDLGTTNSCVSIFEGGAPKVLENAEGARTTPSVVAFTKDGERLVGQPARRQAVVNGENTIFASKRLIGRKFKDAEVQKDIGNVPFKIVAHTNGDAWVEARGEKYSPSQIGAFVVGKMKDTAAAYLGKPVKHAVITVPAYFNDSQRQATKDAGSIAGLEVLRVINEPTAAALAYGLDKSDSAVIAVYDLGGGTFDISILEMQKGVFEVKSTNGDTHLGGEDFDIALVNHILAEFKKESGIDVSKDRMAIQRIREAAEKAKVELSSAGATDVSLPYITATAEGPQHINLNLTRARFESIVKPLVDRTIEPCKKALSDAGVKASEINEVILVGGMSRMPKVVETVKGVFGREPSKGVNPDEAVAIGASIQAGVLAGNVTDILLLDVTPLSLGIETLGGVFTRLINRNTTIPTKKSQTFSTAADGQTAIQVKVYQGERELVRDNKLLGDFQLTGLPPAPKGVPQIQISFDIDADGIVNVGAIDKATNREQSMTIASSSGLADSEIEQMIADSEKYAEADKARRQIIEEANRGESFVTDTEKSMAEFESQLDKEEREKVKKLLGELREISAKGAAGDASVKPEDIKTALDAAQQASLGLFQKVYEKRNAESRGSEGSESSSASSESESSSSSSESEKKQ; this comes from the exons ATGTACTCGATCGCTCGTTCGCtcagatcaagctcaacccTTAGTCCTCTGCGAAATGTCGCT AGAACCTCATCCCCTCTCCTTACCTCCAAGCGATTCAACAGTGGAAAGGTCACCGGACCTGTCGTAGG TATCGATCTCGGTACCACCAATTCTTGTGTTTC GatcttcgaaggtggtgCCCCCAAAGTATTGGAGAACGCTGAGGGTGCTCGAACAACGCCCTCGGTAGTTGCTTTCACCAAAG ATGGAGAACGATTAGTAGGTCAACCGGCGCGACGACAAGCCGTTGTCAACGGTGAAAACACCATATTTGCTTCCAAACG TCTGATCGGGCGAAAGTTCAAAGACGCTGAAGTGCAGAAGGATATTGGAAATGTTCCTTTCAAGATCGTTGCTCACACCAATGGAGATGCTTGGGTGGAAGCTCGAGGAGAGAAATACTCGCCATCGCAGATCGGTGCTTTTGTTGTCGGAAAGATGAAGGACACCGCCGCCGCCTACCTGGGTAAACCCGTCAAGCACGCTGTTATTACTGTACCAGCCTACTTCAACGATTCTCAACGACAAGCCACCAAAGACGCTGGTTCCATCGCCGGTCTCGAGGTCCTTCGAGTGATCAACGAGCCTACTGCCGCCGCTCTCGCTTACGGTCTCGACAAATCCGATTCCGCTGTCATCGCTGTCTACGATTTGGGAGGTGGTACATTCGATATCTCCATTCTAGAAATGCAAAAGGGAGTGTTCGAGGTCAAGTCTACCAACGGTGACACCCATCTTGGTGGTGAAGACTTCGACATCGCCCTTGTCAACCACATCCTCGCTGAATTCAAGAAGGAATCCGGTATTGACGTCTCCAAAGACCGAATGGCCATTCAAAGAATCCGAGAAGCTGCGGAAAAGGCTAAGGTAGAACTGTCAAGTGCCGGTGCTACCGATGTTTCGCTCCCTTATATCACTGCTACTGCTGAGGGACCTCAGcatatcaacctcaatctgaCTAGAGCACGATTCGAATCGATTGTCAAGCCTCTCGTCGACCGAACCATCGAGCCATGTAAGAAGGCGTTATCCGATGCCGGTGTCAAGGCTTCCGAAATCAACGAAGTCATCTTAGTTGGTGGTATGTCTAGAATGCCCAAGGTTGTTGAGACCGTTAAGGGTGTCTTTGGTCGAGAACCTAGCAAGGGTGTCAACCCTGATGAAGCTGTTGCCATCGGTGCTTCCATTCAGGCCGGTGTGCTCGCCGGTAATGTCACcgacatcctccttcttgatgtGACCCCCCTTTCCCTCGGTATCGAAACCCTCGGTGGTGTCTTCACTCGATTGATCAACCGAAATACCACCATCCCCACCAAGAAATCGCAAACCTTCTCCACTGCCGCCGATGGGCAAACCGCCATCCAAGTCAAGGTATACCAAGGTGAACGAGAATTGGTTAGAGACAACAAGCTTCTTGGTGACTTCCAATTGACCGGTCTTCCCCCTGCACCAAAGGGTGTGCCTCAAATCCAGATTTCGTTCGACATTGACGCCGATGGTATCGTCAACGTCGGCGCCATTGACAAGGCCACCAACAGAGAACAATCGATGACcatcgcttcctcttccggtCTTGCTGACTCCGAAATTGAGCAAATGATCGCCGATTCCGAAAAATACGCCGAGGCTGATAAAGCCCGACGACAAATCATCGAGGAAGCCAACCGAGGTGAAAGCTTTGTCACCGACACCGAGAAATCGATGGCTGAATTTGAATCCCAACTCGACAAagaggagcgagagaaggtcaagaagctTTTAGGCGAACTCAGAGAAATCTCTGCTAAGGGAGCCGCCGGAGATGCGAGCGTTAAGCCTGAAGATATCAAGACTGCCTTGGAtgctgctcaacaagccTCCCTCGGTTTATTCCAAAAG GTGTACGAGAAGCGAAACGCTGAGTCTCGAGGTTCCGAGGGCTCCGAATCATCCAGTGCTTCCTCCGAGTCCGaatcctcgtcatcatcctccgaaTCCGAAAAGAAGCAATAG
- a CDS encoding pyridoxal kinase produces MPILSVTPIPMAALDPDRVLSIQSHVVSGYVGNRAATFPLQTLGYDVDVVNTVQFSNHTEALKVVAEQIRRMKEANSEILYVLDPVMGDMGTGLYVAQDVVPIYKEMLQLADIITPNQFEVELLSGINITSLKTLHTALHQLHTANSLPHVAFSSIPLPISLVTSLDLPSPPDSYLRLLPNPLPPWYDAVGVGQPEDEILVCFASSWKDGHMTTWAFALPTIRGYFSGVGDLFSAMVLAHFNNPESQSSLPPLPHAVSKALLTVQQILLRTHIHSLVQAGTSGSATPRPLHHSASELHGSVIPSDVELDEINPSNPKDPKRKAKRMRLRELRVVQERSLIADGGEGWPGKELDWTTVHSDST; encoded by the exons ATGCCAATCCTTTCCGTTACTCCTATCCCTATGGCAGCTCTCGATCCTGACCGCGTACTCTCGATACAATCGCATGTCGTCTCAGGCTATGTCG GTAATCGCGCCGCAACCTTCCCGCTCCAGACGCTAGGATACGATGTAGATGTGGTGAACACTGTGCAATTCTCGAATCATACAG AAGCACTCAAGGTGGTCGCAGAGCAGATCCGGCGGATGAAGGAAGCCAATTCGGAGATACTCTACGTCCTAGATC CTGTCATGGGGGATATGGGGACTGGACTATATGTGGCTCAGGATGTAGTGCCAATCTACAAGGAGATGCTTCAACTGGCTGATATAATAACGCCCAATCAATTTGAAGTGGA ATTGTTATCTGGCATTAACATCACCTCCCTGAAGACCCTCCACACCGCTCTTCATCAACTGCATACAGCAAACTCTCTACCTCATGTAGCCTTCTCATCCATACCACTTCCTATCTCTTTGGTAACCAGCCTCGACCTCCCATCACCTCCTGATTCGTACTTACGGCTATTACCAAACCCATTACCACCATGGTATGATGCAGTAGGAGTCGGTCAGCCTGAGGACGAGATCTTGGTATGCTTCGCCAGTTCATGGAAAGATGGGCATATGACGACATGGGCTTTCGCGCTGCCTACCATACGAGGATACTTTTCCGGTGTAGGAGATCTGTTCTCGGCCATGGTTCTGGCACACTTCAACAACCCAGAATCACAATCTAGCTTACCGCCTCTCCCACATGCTGTGTCCAAAGCGCTCTTGACCGTCCAACAGATCTTACTACGAACTCATATCCACTCCCTGGTGCAAGCGGGTACTTCGGGCTCAGCGACGCCTCGTCCTTTACATCACTCAGCCTCGGAGCTCCACGGATCTGTGATACCGTCTGACGTGGAATTAGACGagatcaatccatcaaatcccaAAGATCCTAAACGCAAGGCAAAACGAATGAGACTGCGAGAGCTTCGGGTGGTACAGGAGCGATCATTGATAGCAGATGGGGGCGAAGGTTGGCCTGGGAAGGAGCTAGATTGGACCACTGTACACAGTGACAGCACATAA